Below is a genomic region from Cynocephalus volans isolate mCynVol1 chromosome 14, mCynVol1.pri, whole genome shotgun sequence.
tgcttttcccccttcttttccaCCTTTGGTTGGATTAAggttttttgcatgtgtgttctATTTGATTATTATTGTTCTAATGGTGCGGAAGTGATACATTGTATTTCTATTATTCTATTAGTTATCTTTAGATGTGTAACTCACACCTTAAGTTATCTGTTAGTTTTCTGGTGTTGGTCTACATCCTATTCtctaaaaaagagagaggaggatCTCAGCTCAATCTATTGCCTTTTGCTCCTCGCTCTTCTATCATCCTCCAGTGTTAATATTATTCTGGATTTTACATCaatgaattatatttaaaaaataattccttctTATTTAGAAGCAACAAGAAGGGTTATTGGTTAACTTGTTCATCATTTCCTCCAATAGTTCACTTCTACTGTTGAATTcctgttttcttcatgtttcttctcTTCAGAGTACCTCCCCTCATGTTATCCTTACTGTGTTTGATTTGTGTCTCTGTACGCAGCCGAAGCCCCATCACTGTCTCTTGTACAGATGCCCTCCTCTGGCTCAAAACCCTGCACTGGGCTGGACCCTATGTGAACGTCCTCATCAGCCATCTTGGGCTCTGGCACACCACCCCAGGCTGCCTCCATGGTGGACGATCTCCTCACCCTATCTGTACTCCCACCTGACAGGTCTCCTCCCAGAGAGATGCTGTCCTCACTGCACTCAGGCTCTAAAAGCTTAGGTTGGGCAACTCAGATGTGTAGATGCCCCCTTTATTGATTCTCCAcgtgggacacacacacacacacacacacacacacgtgtttaGGCTCTGACACTTATGCCAAGAAGCCCCTGCCTGCCTCATCATTCACTTGAGCTCCCATATCCCAAACGGCCCCCAGTATGAATGCCTGCCTTGCTCTGCTCCATATAATGGCTTTAAGACTGAATTATtcaaggagaggaaagaggaagagctCAGAAAATATTAACTGCACCCCAGGGgtattttttcacaaaattttggTTTTAGTAACATATATGTAATACACATGTGTATTGGATTATGACGTAAAATATACATCTTACTGTGGGTCTCAGccaaaaaagtttgaaagccactgcCCTAGAAAGATTCTAGAATGATGGTACTATTGGTCTCCATTTAGTCCTCACTGTACTCTGGACTGCTGTCTCATGAAATACCCTGTTGTCTGTGTGAACACTCTATCAAAAAGAACATTGCTTTCATGGAAACAGATACAACTAGGTGGGCTACTGGGAGTCATGGACCTGGTAGCTCAGCCCCAACCACTTACTAGCTAagcaatatatatcaaaatatattaaattatatattacatacattAAAAATCATATATGAAAAAGCAGAGGATATGAGACGTATGCCTCCCAAGGCAGGCCGTATatgaaaagtgctttgaaaactaCAATAAATATTACAACAATAACCAGTGTTTAAGGAAAGCATATGACAAATCAAAGTCATGCACTATCTGATAAGATGCAATGGGAAAAACAGAATCCTTTCTGTGATATTCTCGTCAAACATGCATAACTTGAATCTGATCATAAGAAACATCAGACCAAACCAAATTGGGAGACATTCTGAACATGGTAGGAACCAATGCCTTGGCAAGACGCACAGTAGGAGGGAAGTACTAGAGCCACACCTGCAGCCACATAAAAAGAAATCCTCTTGTACCCAAGTGTACTCCCGGAGCTAATGGCCAGGACACATCAGGGGAGCTCCTCCACAAGGGCTGTCCTAGAAAGGACTGCAAAGTCATGTCAGATGAACCTGGGACTCTGCAGCCTTTCACATGAGGGTTGTGTCCATGCCAGGGATgccagaaaggaaaaggaaaacctaCACAGTGAAAAGTACCCACAAAGCCCCAAACGAATGAGGATAGGGTAAGGCTGTTGTTTCCTGTGCCAAGAGGTGCAGGGGCCATTTCTAGTGTTCCAACCTCTTCTCCAAGTTCCCTAGCAGGCAGTAGAGAAGGCAGACAGGCTCAGTGAGCCTATCTTGAAGGCTGCTCAAGTAGCCCAGCTGGGAGGCCTGCCTGgcgaggaactgaggcctcccaTTGACAGCCAGCACTAAGAATAAGCCACCTCAGAAACAAGAGTCTCCAGCTCCAGTCAAGCCTttagatgactgcagccctggctgacagTTTGAGCGCAACCCACGAGACCTCCTGAGCCAGGATCACCCAAGTTGCCCTCTCACTCATAGAATTCCTGACCCCAATGTACACTGCTAGTTGCcacactctcttctctctctccacgTGTTCCCTAGCCTCCATGTGTTTGGCCTCCAAGAATGCCAAGTACTCCCCAGGACCTATAAATATATTACCTGTATTTTCATCTTGTATCTCTCCTAATCATTGGAGAGGTACTCTCCATCATAAAGACCCTAAATTAAAACATTcctccacagggcaggaggaaggaggctgAGGGAGTGACTCAGCAAGTTGAGGCAGAAAAGGAGAGGGAACATCCCAGCCTGGAGGTGCATGGGATGTGGGAGAACAGCTGGATTGTGGCCGAGAGCTGTGGGAAGGCCTTAGCCAAAGCTGACTCTCAGATCTGCCTGGGACCAAGACCAGGTGGGCACGGGCACAGGCACAATGTTCTTCACAAGAACATAAAAGTCCAGCTTGAATGTAGTTTCTAAAATCAAATAGCAACATTCTTCCTCTAGCCCCAAAAGTGAAAAATCTCCAACAGCAGAGACTGTTCTGGCAAAGAACAGGTGGGGCTAGACAAAGGATAGACTAAGCCACAGGGGACGAGAAGCCTCAAAAGGGGAGCGTGTGCATCCCCCACCCTGATGAGCACAAGCTGCTCCTGCAGACACCGCAGCAGCGGAGACTTGCAATCACACTGCAGGTTCCCTTTGCCTCTCCTCAACGGAGGAAACTGACCTGTGCACAGGAGGGGGCGCTCTATCCTCTCCAGGGGATGGGGCTAGGTGGACAAGAACAATCAGAGACAGTACAGGAGCCCAGAGTCAAGGTCCAATGGCAGTTTTTATTCCCTAAAAACAAAGATGTGTGGGGAAGAAACTccaaaaggaaacagaatgacACTAGAGTGGCCTAGCTCAGGAGTCAGGTGGATGGCACACTCCACAGTGGACCCAGTCTTGAACCTGGTCTCTTGAATCCACATGTGCCCTGTCCCCAAGTGCCCATCTCAGAGGTGGAGGGTGGGGTCAGTGAGGTAAAAAATCTGCCTACTCTACACAAATGAGATGGAGGTCTATTCTGAGAGTCTGAAGGACACCAAAACCTCTCTCAAGAATGGAGGTAAACAGACAATGAGAGGGGCTTGGGTGTCACAGACAACCTGAAAGTAATCACAGGGCCCACTGAGGCTGACAGAATCATTGATGAGATGGGACTGGAAGGGAAGCAACAGCTGGCCAAGGCAGCCTCGAGTTTTATGGTGGATTGGACCTTAGGACAGTTATGACCACAAGTACTGTTTCTAGACACTTCAAAGGACCCTGGCTATGTTGAATCAGAAGCCATCATCCTTTCCCCAGAGGATTCGTTTCCATCCTCACTTCTGGCACAATCCTGCCCCCTGGAAGCCTTGTCCTCTAAAGAATAGACTGGCAAAGAACAAGGAGAAACCCTGACCCACTCTCACACACCTGAGATATGACAGCTTCTAATGCAGGAGAGAATCTCTAAGAACAAAGAGCTTTGGTATGGGCTAGGTCATCCAGACCCATTCTTGCAGAACACATCAAGTGCCTCGTCCCTATACTACAGGGTGGCCTCTGGCTGCTGCCTGCCAGAGTGAAGACAGAGGCCAGGGTCCTGTGTCCACATCACAGGGAGGTCTCCTGGAGGACAAAAGTGGGTCTGCTCCCCTGATAGGCTGAACTGTCCTTGGCCATCGCCTCCTCTCTGCTGTCCCTCAGGACTCCATTCAGCATCTTCTCTGGAAACTGGTTGGTGTCCAGGGGCAGGTCCTGGGGAACACGCACAGGAAAGGCAGTGGAGCTGGTGTGCATGGACAAGGGGTGGTGAAGTGATTAATGCAGAAAAGGTGAAAGACCCCCCTTTCATCCCTGCTGGAAGGGAGAGAGCAAGGCTGGTGgcaggtggggggaagggaggagtaaGGCACAGCAGGGAGCACAaaataggagtggggagagggcaCACCAGCCAGGAACTGAGCTCCTCTGGGCCCTAAGATCcttccacccaccacccacccccctcCCAAGCGAGCACAGCTCTGGGTAAAGCTGGGACAGTCCACACTCAGGTAGATCATCAGAGAGAGGGaccctgggaggagggggaaaggaaaaTGGATGGAAGGAAACCTGGACAGTCGGGTAGCATctgcagagaagggaaggaaggagatcaTTTGCACAACAGGTACTACCTGGCTGCAACTTCTACAGGAAAGCCTCTTCTGAAAGGACAAGGGCAGGAGAGCAAGGAGTTTTGGCATCACTGGGTAAATGGTCCGAGGGTCCAGCGGCCGGCCCCGCATTCCCCCTGAAGGCAAAGGTGCTTGTGAAGTCTCTAAGGTGTAATCATCTAGAGCAGCAGGCCCTCAGTTCCAGGGCCCAGAGGTCCCAGCCTCCACCTATTTCTTGGTAATAGGCTTCTCAACAGATTTCTAACACCCAAGGGCTCAGAAGGGGGGGGGGTCCCTCCCTCCGTCCTCTGCCAGCAGACTGCAGGGTCCCCAAGAGCTCTCCTTCAGCCCCTCCTTCTTTGTGCTGTGATCACTCTCACCAGTGAGGAGACTGACAGTCAGGCCCACCACAATGACCGTGGTAGAGTTGTGAGCGCTGTACCACATATAGGACAGGGAATAGAACCGTTGTAGCCCTGTTGGCCTGGGGAGAGCAGAGGAGTGAGGATAATTAGCAATTCATTGTCAGGGCATTCCTCTGGGCATCTGGCTCCACCCACATGCACCGTCCCAGAGTCTTGGGACCCAATATCCAACATTTCCCTGAAGGCTCTGGTGGCCCGTCCCTAAACAAAGCCCCTGTGAAAACCCTCAAAAATGAGCTCTGCCCCCAAGGACAGTAAGCGCCGTCTCACCGAGAGAGGGTGGTCGAGAGCATTAGTGTCGTCACAGTGGCAGTGGTCATATTGCTAGGCAGGGAGAAGCTGGACCCATTACTGGAAGAGGCCACCATGCTGGAGCCCATGCTGGCCACTATGCTCCCAATGCCAATCCAGAAGGCCATGATGAGTCCCGCCAACAGGCCCACGATGGCACCCTGCCCAGAGACAAAGCCCACACTCCTGTCACAAGGCCAGCCCTACCAGCCTTCATGCTAGTCCCCAGCACTCTTGGCGAGAGCACTGCCAACCCACTCCCCGGGCCCACCCCACTACACACAACTATGGAGCCAGACGCATTACTCACAGGTGGGTTGGCACAAGGGAAAAACATCCCAAGGCAGAAAAGTCCAAGCAGCGGTCCCCCGACCATGCCAAAGATGCTGAGTGCAGCCTGGGAAGACAGGGTTGAGGAAAAAAGACACAGGCTCAGAGATGCCTAGCCTCACGGAGACACAGCACAGCCACCTGTCATTGCCTCAGAGCCCCACTCATCAGATGTGCCTGTCTCTTCTACCTGGAACAATGTGAACTCACCATTCCAGAGAGAAGGAATGGCTAAGAGAATGTGCTCTGGGTTCTCCTGAGGGTGATCCTTAGATCTAGCTGAGCAGATAACATCCAAGGAGTGACCCTGGGGCTTTTGGCTACTTGAGAGTCTATTCACAACTCCATCACGGGGGAATTTCTGACACTTACCCCCTGTACCAATCCCCCTGCAAAATAGCTGCCTTCCTCAATTTCCTGTTTCAACCAATTCCTTTTCTCCCTTAAAAATTTCTTCCCCAGCTCCACAGTCATTACCTTACCTGCAGCACAGGTCCCATGTGGGAGGAAATATAGGCCATTCCCAGACAAAGCAGCCCATAGCCAAAGGCTGGGggaaaaggagaaggggaaaCAAGCAGATTTGAGTTAACACAAGAAAAAGGGCAAAGCAAAGCTCCCTCCCCAGCCAAACCACCACCTGTGTCCCTGCAGACAGAGGGCATCACACCTCATGCCCCAGCTCCAGGTCCCTCCCACCGAGTCCCCACTCCGACATGACTAAGAGACCTCCCCAGTAAATGCCCCAAGATGTAAACAACCACGGAGAGCAGGTTTATGTTTCATCAGGCAAGTGCTGGACCCAGGATAAAGCAGGTATTTTATAGCACACTGATGACAGTGCGAAGGGTGTATCTTAGAAAGAACCTCActgaagaaatgaggaaataatCTCACCAAGGCTTCTGGAAAGCATGGTGGCCCAGGCTTCAGAAAACTCAGGGAACCACGGTCGAATCAGGTCTTCCATTGTAACAGTTGCCAGTGAGTTAAAAGCAGAGGATATGGTGCTAAAAAGCAGGAAGAATATGATGAGCTGTGCTGAGTCCGGGAGCTGAAAGAGGCAGAATTAACGAGACTCTACAGAGGGACAACACGTGCAGCCAAGAAACATCCTCACAGCTGAAGCTGAGGCAACCTCAGAGGTCTGGACAGGAAGGACACTGTCCCTTTCTGAGTGTGGGAATAGGTTTGATAGATTGATTCCTGGCATTGTAAAAGAAGAACGCTTAACCAAAAATGGGAGTAACTCCTGGAAGAAGACATGCTCTGTCCTACACAGATGAGCTGTCTCCTGTCACCCACAGATGGATGGGCACAGGGAGAAACTCAGAGGGattcccctcctcccctgccatCTTGCACCAAGTAGGGGTCAGGTGCACCAAGACTGAGGGAAATGGTCAAAAGGGGTACCTGAGGGAGCCACTGAAGAGGCAGGCAACAAAGAGCCcaggcaggcctggcaggccttTCAGGAGATCCACCACAAAGTACAGAACGAACTGCAAGCAGAGGAGAAGCACATGGCTCTCCATGAGACCATGGCACTGAGGCATCTCTGCCCACCCAAGTGACCCCACAGAAAGTATAGAGAAAATGGGCTCTTGACCAtgtattacacacaggtattgacagtcaacactataccccacagatatgtacaatcaattatgtttcaatagggagggagggagggaggaaggaaggaagaaataggccctaGAGAATGATACAGTTCACACCGTGCCCCAGCTCTCTCTGACTGGCAGTGTGACTTCAGCCCTGTGGCTACCTCATTCAgcctgttttctcctctgtaaaatgagactgTTGGGAGGCTTAGATGAGACCAGGTGTATGAAAGCTCCCAGCAGAGCATGTGGTGTGTACTGGGGAGTCAGCAAAGGTAGGTCCCCACACCCAGTAGGGGGAGCACTGTGATTAGGTGATGCTAGGTCTGGGATTCTCACATGCCAGATTGCTAGACTTTCAGAGTGGAAAAGGACTTTATTCCCAGGGTGTCCTTTCTGCAGCCACCCAGCACTCCTATTAGGGGCCCAGTTGGCCCCTCACAGGTATGGGAGGGGGCCTTGGAGGCCTTCTCACCTGGTCAGGAGCTGCCTGAGATTGCTGGGGGCTCATGGGATGTTCCTGGTAATAGGCAAACATGACCAGGCCAATAAGGGAGCCCATGCAGAGGACCAACTGCTGCAAGGGGAACACTGTGTAGCAGGAACTGCAAAAGAGGCCAGTACAAGGGGAGAGATGGTGTTAACAGATATTCTCAGGCACACACCCCTGAGCCTCCAGAAGGGAGGCCCATGTCCTGACCCCGATGGGTGTGTGCGTGCTCTTATATCCTGCCCCACCCCAACCGCCTCCAAGGAACCTCTTCCCCTAGCCCTGGCTCCACTGTCTTCCTGTCCCTGCACTCACAGCACAGCAGCCCTCTCGGTGCGGGAACTGAGGTAACGCTGCACCTGAGCCTGGTTCACCCCATACAAGGAGAGCATCAAGAAGATGCCCCCAAAAGCCAAGGTCCAGAAGGTGTGCCGCACAAAGGGATCAGGATCCAGCCTGCAACAGACACCACAACCCCAGAGAGAGAGTCAGTCTTCCTGCTCTCCTGGCAATAGGAgtcaggagagaacagagcagagACACCATTACTAGGGCAGAGGCAGCGAATGAAGGCAAGAAACTGGATGGACTCAAGAGATAGCACAGCAAATTAGAGGCAGGGATCCATTTCTCCAACCCCTAGCCTCATTCCAGGTACTCATCCCAGGTAATGTCCTGACCCTCTGTAAACACCAGCTTGGGTACTTGTGATCACCCTCCATCTCTGCAGTGCCAGCTTCCCACCCACCTAGGACTGCACCTGATGCTTCCCAGTTTGCCCTCTGCTTACTACAGCTTTGAGACCAGGCTCTAGGATGGGCTCAGCTCCCCAGCACTGCAGACCCAGCCAGGGGAAGGCATGTACTTACTCGATCCCAGAGATGCGACCATGCTGGGAAGCCACATCCCACACATGCCCCAAGCCGCCCACCTTGGCCGACCCCACGATGATAACTGTCAGCTGCCCAAGGAACATGACCAGTGACTGGAACACATCTGTCCAGATGACAGCCTTCAGCCCACCCTGCAGGGGAAAGACAGCACACCTGTCACAGATGTCTTACAAACCATCCACTGATGAGACCATCATACCACCAGTGAGGGGACTATACTGCTACTGGGGGTGTAACTGCTGAGATGCTGGGACGTCATTCTCATGCCACCCTCCACCTTCATATGCCATCCGCTCTCCTACATCCCATCCTAAATCTCAGCTCATCTCATCCCGTTCTAGAATTTCATCCCATCTCCTCATATTCTTATCTCgtcccttatttttcttttccttccttctttcctccttatGTGATCCCTTCCCCTCCATCCCCTAGGGCTTACTGCACTTACCAAAGCAGTATAGATAGCACAGACAAGGCCTAGGGCCAGCACTGACAGCCACAGATCAAAGCCAGTCACTGTAAACAGATAAAAGTCACATTCTTATCTCTGGATGAGGAGTTCCCAGGGGAGAAGCCAGAGAAGTCTTGGTGAGGGCAGTCATGTCACATCATGGAGGTGAAGCATTTGATCATTAACAATGAAATAAACCATTCACCActatgggaaaaaaatgtttgcagaaCTCCGCCAAAAGGTGTTGATTAACCAATTCAGACGGGGCCAGTAATGTTTGATTAGCTTTTGAGTGAGGTGAACCAAGCCTGCTTCCACCTCTGGGAGAGACCAATCCAAGGACCTAATTCCCTGGCCAAGGTCAGATTCTTTTCTGCACACTCTCCTCTATCTGCCCCTCCCAAAGGAGTTTTCCTAACACGCTATGGCTGGAAGCCAAGGACTGGAACTCCTCACCTGCATTGAGGGCCAACGATGGAGCATAGAGTACAACCCCCATGTAGATCACCTGTTGGATATGGAAAAGAGAATATGAGGGGGAGAGGAGATGAGggtgagaagagagaggaggaaagataGACCTCCAATATCCCAATGGCTTCCTCTCACCTAAGTTCCCTTCCCTCGCCCTTCCCTTCCCAAATTCTGGCTTGCGACCTGTGTCTGTGTTGAAATTGGAAGGAAGGGGCAGCAGGATGCCTCTGGGGCCTTCAGGGACACTGACCCCTAGCAGGAATTTCAATCCTGCAGTCTGAGAGCAGGGAAGGCTCCACCTCCCTCAGCATGCCTGAATTAGGTTCCCCAACCATGCCCAGGTTCAATTTCTATCCTCATTCCACTTACCATCTGAAAGATGAAAGTCACAGTTCCACAAATCCGCACAGCTTTGTTGAATCGGAGCTCCAGGTACTGAGTAGAAGGATACAGAAAACAGGTATTGCTCCCAACTCTACCcctacctccccaccccccaattcaCACACAACTTCCCTCAAGAGGCTCAGGAACATGAGGGAATATCCAATTCATATCCACTCTGGGCCCCACCCAGCCCAGcaccttccttctcccctcactCCCAAACCTAGCCCTGACCTCACCCAGAAAGAACTTATAAACACACGATGAGTCCTCTGTCACTCTCATTAGGCGGAGGGTCCCATATCCCTCATATATACCCTGTGCTTCCTGTCTTCCTCCCTTGCTCACCTCATAGGCACTGGTGAGATGCAGGCGGTAGAAGACAGGGATGAAGATATGTGCAGGGATCAGCAGCCCCAGGACATAGGAGCAGCCCAGGAACCAATACTGGGTCCCGAATCGATAGATCTCAGATGGCACACCCAGGATAGCCACAGCTGACTGGAAGGTGGCCATCAGGGACAGCGCCACGGGAAGGCTGCCCATTTTGCGGTCTGCCATCAGCAGCTCGCCAGCAGTATGCCGGCCCCAGCCACGACAAGCATGGTAGAGCCCGATGGCAAGGGAGAAAACCAGCAGCAGGATGAACACCACATAGTCCACGAGGGAGAAGGTGGATGTGACCATGCTTGTGTCCgaggttgggggaaggggagctgAGGTGCTAACCCCTACACTCATATCCTCACTGTGTCTGTGATCACAGTTGCTGTTCCTGGGTTCTGGGCTGCCACTTGGCTGGACAGTGGTGGGCTCCCAGCCACCAACTCACAGTCCTTCTTCTCCACCGAGTGATGTTGTCCAGAGTGAGCTGCAAAGGCAACAGCTCCTAGTCAGACCTGTGCTGACTTCATGGCTAGCCACCCTTGGGCCTTGTATGTCCCATGCCTACCAAACTTGGACCAGCCAGCATGGTGGTAGCCCTTGAAGATCTGGAGGTCCTGGTATGGTTTGGTAGGAGAGGTAGGAGAAGGTGGAAGCTGCAGAGTGAGACAGCCAAGAGACACTAACTTGGCCAAGATTTTTGAGTATGCAGAGCTGTGAAATTCAAGAACCTTCTCAGGTCTCCACCCgagtagcaaaagaaaaatcaactctAGCCTAAGTTTCCTCTCAGAAAAATTCCCTGCCTCCACTGGCAGGCACAGACCCAGTTACTACATTGTACTAAGCCAGCAGGGCCCAGCCTGGAGCCACAGCCCAGcagggaggaaatggagactAATGACAGCAGCTCTTCCCGAGCCCCTAGCCTCAGCCCACACCTTGCATGATCCCCAGTGTCACCCTCCTAACAGCACCCCTTCTCAGTACTAAACACCAGTAAGATCACCTCCATGGCAGCCCCAAACTCCATTCCAGGCATCCCCAGGCCAAGTGCTCTATGCCCTTCCTTAATTTTCTCCCCAACATCACTAGATAAACATCTGCCAAACATCTCTCAACCTTTCTATACCTGCCACATGACAGTCAATGGCAGATCCAGAAAGAGCGATGAGATTCAAACGTAAGACAAGGTGAGAAGGCACCGTGCTAGATCCAGGGGTTCAGAGTTAGGATTCCAGGGCCACTATGGAGAGAAGCAAACCAGCCAGGGAGCTGGGGGCAAGAGGAACAGCTGGAGAGAGTGGTCCCATCCTGCTGCGGGTAGACACCTACCTGGAGAAGCAATCCCTGTTTGGAGGCAGAGCTGCCTGGAGCTGAATAGAGGCTGAGGAGGTCTGGTACTATAAGAGGCTGAGGTGAGATAGGAAACTGGGGGCGGGGCAAAGCTCAACAGTCATTTGTTCCGGCCCCTACAGAGAACCAATCACTGTGATCCAAACGGTCCTGTCACCCTATGACTTCCAAATCCCAACTCAGCCATAGAGGCTCCAGAATGGGGAGCAGCAGCTCATATCCAACAGCATTCCTCGATGGATTAGGCTTTTGGCCTAAGTCACTCTTGGCACTCTATGTACTGGAAACAGTTGGAAAAGAGCAACggggagaaagagggaaagtTGCTTTTCTAACTCCCACACAAGAAATACTAATCCTCCAAAAATACACCACAACCCTTAGAGAAAAAGGGACGAGATCACAGTATTTCAAAACTTGAAGAAATCTTTAGAGATCACTATAACCACCCTCATTTCACAAACAAGCACAATAAGGCCCAAAAATGGCTCAAGTGACCTTTCAAAAAGCACAGAGCCAATTACTGTCAGAGGCTAGATAGATTAGAACCTATGCCTAGCAATTCCCCATTCATCCTGCTCTCCGTGTATATAATAATGTCATCAGAAGCAATCCCCTGAGGAACTTACTGGTATAGGATAAAAACTCCAGAGACTACCACGTACTTAGATAACCTAACATAATGATAGTTAACATTTTCTGAACACTTGTAATGAAATACAGCAgtgtgctaagtgttttataaacattatcaataataaataatgaagtaATGACAGtactatgggttaaatgtatccCTCAAAAGTTAATGTattgggctggtcagttagctcagttggtcagagcacagtgttat
It encodes:
- the SLC5A6 gene encoding sodium-dependent multivitamin transporter isoform X2, translated to MSVGVSTSAPLPPTSDTSMVTSTFSLVDYVVFILLLVFSLAIGLYHACRGWGRHTAGELLMADRKMGSLPVALSLMATFQSAVAILGVPSEIYRFGTQYWFLGCSYVLGLLIPAHIFIPVFYRLHLTSAYEYLELRFNKAVRICGTVTFIFQMVIYMGVVLYAPSLALNAVTGFDLWLSVLALGLVCAIYTALGGLKAVIWTDVFQSLVMFLGQLTVIIVGSAKVGGLGHVWDVASQHGRISGIELDPDPFVRHTFWTLAFGGIFLMLSLYGVNQAQVQRYLSSRTERAAVLSCYTVFPLQQLVLCMGSLIGLVMFAYYQEHPMSPQQSQAAPDQFVLYFVVDLLKGLPGLPGLFVACLFSGSLSTISSAFNSLATVTMEDLIRPWFPEFSEAWATMLSRSLAFGYGLLCLGMAYISSHMGPVLQAALSIFGMVGGPLLGLFCLGMFFPCANPPGAIVGLLAGLIMAFWIGIGSIVASMGSSMVASSSNGSSFSLPSNMTTATVTTLMLSTTLSRPTGLQRFYSLSYMWYSAHNSTTVIVVGLTVSLLTGGMRGRPLDPRTIYPVMPKLLALLPLSFQKRLSCRSCSQDLPLDTNQFPEKMLNGVLRDSREEAMAKDSSAYQGSRPTFVLQETSL
- the SLC5A6 gene encoding sodium-dependent multivitamin transporter isoform X3, translating into MSVGVSTSAPLPPTSDTSMVTSTFSLVDYVVFILLLVFSLAIGLYHACRGWGRHTAGELLMADRKMGSLPVALSLMATFQSAVAILGVPSEIYRFGTQYWFLGCSYVLGLLIPAHIFIPVFYRLHLTSAYEYLELRFNKAVRICGTVTFIFQMVIYMGVVLYAPSLALNAVTGFDLWLSVLALGLVCAIYTALGGLKAVIWTDVFQSLVMFLGQLTVIIVGSAKVGGLGHVWDVASQHGRISGIELDPDPFVRHTFWTLAFGGIFLMLSLYGVNQAQVQRYLSSRTERAAVLSCYTVFPLQQLVLCMGSLIGLVMFAYYQEHPMSPQQSQAAPDQFVLYFVVDLLKGLPGLPGLFVACLFSGSLSTISSAFNSLATVTMEDLIRPWFPEFSEAWATMLSRSLAFGYGLLCLGMAYISSHMGPVLQAALSIFGMVGGPLLGLFCLGMFFPCANPPGAIVGLLAGLIMAFWIGIGSIVASMGSSMVASSSNGSSFSLPSNMTTATVTTLMLSTTLSRGNAGPAAGPSDHLPSDAKTPCSPALVLSEEAFL
- the SLC5A6 gene encoding sodium-dependent multivitamin transporter isoform X1 codes for the protein MSVGVSTSAPLPPTSDTSMVTSTFSLVDYVVFILLLVFSLAIGLYHACRGWGRHTAGELLMADRKMGSLPVALSLMATFQSAVAILGVPSEIYRFGTQYWFLGCSYVLGLLIPAHIFIPVFYRLHLTSAYEYLELRFNKAVRICGTVTFIFQMVIYMGVVLYAPSLALNAVTGFDLWLSVLALGLVCAIYTALGGLKAVIWTDVFQSLVMFLGQLTVIIVGSAKVGGLGHVWDVASQHGRISGIELDPDPFVRHTFWTLAFGGIFLMLSLYGVNQAQVQRYLSSRTERAAVLSCYTVFPLQQLVLCMGSLIGLVMFAYYQEHPMSPQQSQAAPDQFVLYFVVDLLKGLPGLPGLFVACLFSGSLSTISSAFNSLATVTMEDLIRPWFPEFSEAWATMLSRSLAFGYGLLCLGMAYISSHMGPVLQAALSIFGMVGGPLLGLFCLGMFFPCANPPGAIVGLLAGLIMAFWIGIGSIVASMGSSMVASSSNGSSFSLPSNMTTATVTTLMLSTTLSRPTGLQRFYSLSYMWYSAHNSTTVIVVGLTVSLLTGGMRGRPLDPRTIYPVMPKLLALLPLSFQKRLSCRSCSQLHCLSCACSPGPAPGHQPVSREDAEWSPEGQQRGGDGQGQFSLSGEQTHFCPPGDLPVMWTQDPGLCLHSGRQQPEATL